The Anastrepha ludens isolate Willacy chromosome 2, idAnaLude1.1, whole genome shotgun sequence DNA window TCGCTTGATGCATCCTGCGCCACCAATTGGGAGCTGCGTCTGTACTCGCGCGACCCTCGACTAGCCACTAAACAAGTATATTGTCGCATTTCTGATTGttattgtttgtttaattttgttatgcaTACCGGTTTAAACAATTCTTTGCTAATTGcctttttctcttttattatcgtttgctttttaattttcgacaCATGCTGATTCTccgttatacatacatacatatgttctctTTTTCTCTCCCATCGAACATGGCTGGTTGACAAACCTTATGGTGTGTtattggtattttgtttttgttttctcgcTTCTGTGAGGTACCGGAGTAGGTGCATAAAGTGGTGTACCCCCATAGTCCGCATGAAATCGATGAACTGGAGTTGCGCATCGGCGATTACATTTATTTGAATACAGATGCAGTTGACAATTCGTGTGATGGCTGGGCCGAGGGAATTTCGTGGCTAACAGGCAGCTCCGGACATTTGCCTGTGAATTACACTGAACGAACCGCCGAGTCGGACGCGTGGACACTTCATCGTGTTGTGCAATTGTCCAAGTCGATGACACCTTCACTAACATCGGGCGAAGAAATTGACATTGTGGACGGGCGTAGTATTTCTATTGAGCACGATGAACAGCATATAGACTTGCATCATCAAAGTAAGTGaatcaaaatgtatttataataagcgcatgttaaaataaaatgaattaatttaaaaaaaaaagaattaataatttATGCCATATTTGATGCAATAGTTGGTCTGCCGCCTGAACTAATCGAGGGCTCGTCTTTTAATGAGGACTCTGAAAATAGTGTGGAAAAGTATTTGCGCAAAACATTGCAACCTTGCTTGGATTTGCCATTGGTGCAGGGCCTCAGCAATCACAACGTAACGCACAATAGCAATCAGCAGGCAAGTCATCAGGTAGTGCAGCGGCAGAACATACATCAAGACACGTCAAGTTTTGAAATGAGTTCACCTCACGTCATGGAGGTCGCTAAACGGCGAGGTGACATGGAGATAATGGTGGAACCGATTGGGGTGGCGGTGCCACGCGCCGATGACACACTGAGCACTGACTCGGAGCGTTCGCACGAGGCTACGAGTCTTGAAGCAAAGTCGTCCAAATGCCGTCGGGTATACATAATGCGGCACGGGGAGCGTGTGGATTTCACCTTCGGCACCTGGGTACCATATTGCTTCGATGAATTCAGCAATTACGTACGCAAAGACTTAAACATGCCCAAAAAATTGCCACGAAGGTAACTAAAGAGAATGCAGTTCGCAAAAACATTGCGcaatgaaattgactgtcaattgCATTTATCTTGTTTTTATAGACAAAGATGTCCTGAAGGCTGGCAAAATGACTCACCACTCACCAATATTGGTCTTTACCAAGCGAAATTGACTGGGGAAGCATTACTTGAATCCAACGTGTGCATCGATCATGTTTACTGTTCACCAGCCTATCGCTGCTTGCAGACTTGCACTAGCACCCTGGAAGGTGAGTCACGAGCAGCATTGTGAATATGGATTTTATTTGGATtctacttcattttattttaatttgagaaaaatataagttatttaaaaactaaaaattttaggtTTGCAGTCACGtcacaaattcaaaataaaattggaaccGGGTTTATTTGAATGGATGGCTTGGTATCCGGAAGGTGTGCCCGATTGGTTGAGTAAATCAGAGTTGCTGGAGGCTGATTATAATGTGGATACTAATTATCAGCCCTTTATGTCTGCGGATGTGTTGAATGATTGCATTAAGGAAACCACTGAAGAGTTCTATACGCGTAATTATGAAATTATGCGCAAAATCATTGAAACGACAAGTtagaacaaaaccaaaaaaccaaaattaaaggaactaaactaataaaatttatttatattttgtagagGGTAACATTTTGATTGTGGCTCACGCTACCACTCTCGATACGTGCTCACGTCAATTGATTGGAGCGCCACCCCGTAGTACAAATGAATTGCGCCAAGTAATACACAAAATACCATATTGCAGTCTAGGCACTGTAGAGGAGGTAGATGCCGGCGTCTGGAAGCTGGTGGAACCTGAATGTTTGCCCGTCACACATTCGAAAAACCCTCGCTTTGAATGGAATGCACTAACTGCCACATAGTGTTCGTGCTTTGGTGAGATGCTGTTGGTAGCTGAAAATCGCGTCGGAAAACCTTTGTGAAAATATAACAGTTtcaaaacaactttttgatCTGCAACACCGAAGTAATTGgaagtataaaattttaattgaatttaatggATGATTTTCTTAAGGACGATAGAAACGTGTACTCTTCTTTTCGGCTGCATATTTACATGCCGGTTCAACCATGTCAGTGATATAATTGTAA harbors:
- the LOC128856103 gene encoding ecdysteroid-phosphate phosphatase isoform X2 codes for the protein MAQLPPRKNPTPTRISKQHLTPLQTLLQMGFTKHRAEKALAATGNRGVQIASDWLLAHVNDSTLDENNPREYILYACPTGPFLQQLEEFWNKSRMVCGWNGAHNYVPHITLVSFFKAPDESSLQLSKALKQVVDMSGALLDRPLKLEPYMSQNFMGFFVAEEDANYLKRLSLQYVKEVSNSTISLEPHVKSLHLTLAYQFPQNQFNALKTLVESLDASCATNWELRLYSRDPRLATKQVHKVVYPHSPHEIDELELRIGDYIYLNTDAVDNSCDGWAEGISWLTGSSGHLPVNYTERTAESDAWTLHRVVQLSKSMTPSLTSGEEIDIVDGRSISIEHDEQHIDLHHQIGLPPELIEGSSFNEDSENSVEKYLRKTLQPCLDLPLVQGLSNHNVTHNSNQQASHQVVQRQNIHQDTSSFEMSSPHVMEVAKRRGDMEIMVEPIGVAVPRADDTLSTDSERSHEATSLEAKSSKCRRVYIMRHGERVDFTFGTWVPYCFDEFSNYVRKDLNMPKKLPRRQRCPEGWQNDSPLTNIGLYQAKLTGEALLESNVCIDHVYCSPAYRCLQTCTSTLEGLQSRHKFKIKLEPGLFEWMAWYPEGVPDWLSKSELLEADYNVDTNYQPFMSADVLNDCIKETTEEFYTRNYEIMRKIIETTKGNILIVAHATTLDTCSRQLIGAPPRSTNELRQVIHKIPYCSLGTVEEVDAGVWKLVEPECLPVTHSKNPRFEWNALTAT
- the LOC128856103 gene encoding ecdysteroid-phosphate phosphatase isoform X1, encoding MAQLPPRKNPTPTRISKQHLTPLQTLLQMGFTKHRAEKALAATGNRGVQIASDWLLAHVNDSTLDENNPREYILYACPTGPFLQQLEEFWNKSRMVCGWNGAHNYVPHITLVSFFKAPDESSLQLSKALKQVVDMSGALLDRPLKLEPYMSQNFMGFFVAEEDANYLKRLSLQYVKEVSNSIISDTYEQLDAIVACFPWCGAVSSGTRCIPRSSRSISLEPHVKSLHLTLAYQFPQNQFNALKTLVESLDASCATNWELRLYSRDPRLATKQVHKVVYPHSPHEIDELELRIGDYIYLNTDAVDNSCDGWAEGISWLTGSSGHLPVNYTERTAESDAWTLHRVVQLSKSMTPSLTSGEEIDIVDGRSISIEHDEQHIDLHHQIGLPPELIEGSSFNEDSENSVEKYLRKTLQPCLDLPLVQGLSNHNVTHNSNQQASHQVVQRQNIHQDTSSFEMSSPHVMEVAKRRGDMEIMVEPIGVAVPRADDTLSTDSERSHEATSLEAKSSKCRRVYIMRHGERVDFTFGTWVPYCFDEFSNYVRKDLNMPKKLPRRQRCPEGWQNDSPLTNIGLYQAKLTGEALLESNVCIDHVYCSPAYRCLQTCTSTLEGLQSRHKFKIKLEPGLFEWMAWYPEGVPDWLSKSELLEADYNVDTNYQPFMSADVLNDCIKETTEEFYTRNYEIMRKIIETTKGNILIVAHATTLDTCSRQLIGAPPRSTNELRQVIHKIPYCSLGTVEEVDAGVWKLVEPECLPVTHSKNPRFEWNALTAT
- the LOC128856103 gene encoding ecdysteroid-phosphate phosphatase isoform X3, which translates into the protein MVCGWNGAHNYVPHITLVSFFKAPDESSLQLSKALKQVVDMSGALLDRPLKLEPYMSQNFMGFFVAEEDANYLKRLSLQYVKEVSNSIISDTYEQLDAIVACFPWCGAVSSGTRCIPRSSRSISLEPHVKSLHLTLAYQFPQNQFNALKTLVESLDASCATNWELRLYSRDPRLATKQVHKVVYPHSPHEIDELELRIGDYIYLNTDAVDNSCDGWAEGISWLTGSSGHLPVNYTERTAESDAWTLHRVVQLSKSMTPSLTSGEEIDIVDGRSISIEHDEQHIDLHHQIGLPPELIEGSSFNEDSENSVEKYLRKTLQPCLDLPLVQGLSNHNVTHNSNQQASHQVVQRQNIHQDTSSFEMSSPHVMEVAKRRGDMEIMVEPIGVAVPRADDTLSTDSERSHEATSLEAKSSKCRRVYIMRHGERVDFTFGTWVPYCFDEFSNYVRKDLNMPKKLPRRQRCPEGWQNDSPLTNIGLYQAKLTGEALLESNVCIDHVYCSPAYRCLQTCTSTLEGLQSRHKFKIKLEPGLFEWMAWYPEGVPDWLSKSELLEADYNVDTNYQPFMSADVLNDCIKETTEEFYTRNYEIMRKIIETTKGNILIVAHATTLDTCSRQLIGAPPRSTNELRQVIHKIPYCSLGTVEEVDAGVWKLVEPECLPVTHSKNPRFEWNALTAT